AATCTTGCTTTAGCTAATATGACGGAGGTGTGTTTGATTTATGCTGATTTGAGTAATGCAGACCTTAGTGGTGCAAATTTAGTGGGGGCAGATCTAACCAATGCAGATCTATCGGGGGCAAAACTAGGGGGGGCAGACTTACGAAAAGCGAACTTGTCTGAAGCTAGTCTTCGGGGAGCAGATTTGCGCGGTGTGAACTTGATCGAAGCCAACCTAACAAATACAGATTTTAGCGAGGCAGACTTAACGGGGGCTTACATAAGTGATGGCGCAGTGATTAATGTTGTCAATCTCTCCTAAGAAATCATTCATACCTTGTAGCTAGGGTAAAAAAGCTTAAGAATTAAATATTCTTAAGTATGTGTTTTTTTATTATCCAAGAGGATAAAACCATGAAACCGATGATTTGGCACCCAGAAGATAAAGATGAAAAGGTCAACAAGTATCTAGACCGCATCAACCATGAACCTTGGTTGGGATTTGTTGCTTTTTCCTTAGCATTTTTCATGGCCTTTATTTTAATAATGTTTATGGGGATTTTCTAGGAAAATGTTTGAAAAGTTCTAGGTAAGTTTCCGAAGCACGGGATTAACCATAGCCCCATGGATCTTTGTCTCACTGGTGTTAGGTAGATCGTTCGTTGACGACTTCTTAAAGCGCAACTTAAACGTTGCAAACCTTTTTAAAGGGTCACCGGGGTAACTAATTGAGCAGCCCAGATTGCTCAACCGTTTGCCAGGCGGGCCAAATTTTTCCCTGCATAAAGAGGGCGATCGCCTGGAGGCCATTAATTTCAGGGTTATCGGGAGCCAGGGCCAAGGCGGGTTTGAGGGCCTGTTCCCCCTGGTATCCTTGCCAGTCGTAAAGATGAACAAAGGCTAAATAAGCGTGGGCGTAGGGATTTTCGGGATCTAGTTTGACCAAAGATTGCAAAGCGGCGATCGCCTGGGGAGGATTTTCCTGCAATACCCGGGCCAAAACTTGGGCATAGGTTAAACGGAGAGCATCAACGGGATTTTGGCTGAGGCGATAGGTCCAACTAGCATCCCCCTGCCGCAGATAGTCGTGGCGAGGATCGTATAAATTAATCCGGTCAACCTGGGCAAAAACTGGATCTAGCCCAGCAATGCCCTGCTGCAAATTTTGCGCTAAATGGTACAGTTGGCTGACAAAATCCAATGGTGGAGCAGGCAAAGCTGGAGCATCGGCAGCTAAGGTTAGGGTAATGTCTGGTAAAGGTAAGGGTTGGGCCGTCATAGTGCTGGGATCTAGCCATTGCCCTTTTAAACGGTAATCCCCCGGAGGTAGATCCGCCTGGGGCGCCATGGCTGTCCTTTCAATTACTTCAACGGCTTGCCCATTGTCGGTAGGAAGCAATTCACCCAAACCAATGGCATGGTCATGGAGCCAAACTTGCTTAGGATCAGCAACATTTTCCCAAGTGAGCAAAACAATCCCTTCACTAAGGCGATCGCCATTGCCCTGCCAATGGTAGGTGATGGGTACGGGTTGACCGGGGGGGGCGCTGGTGGGTAAATCAACTTTGGTCAGTTGCGGCAATTCAGTATTAATTTGACTGGGTTTGACCTCCACCCTGGGTTGGCGACGGTGCCAGAGGTTCAACTCACTGCCATCGGGCAAAGGCCAGGTTTGCACAGCGGTAAAATTACCATTCTGGGCAATGGTTTCTCCCAATTCCACTTGTACTGGGTCAGCTAAATAGTTATCTCCAGTTTTTGTCAAGAACCAGTCAAAATTTTGCTGATCCTGTTGAATAATTTCCCCGTTACGACTCAATTCCCGACCGTAAGCCCGAAAATCCGCCGCCGCCCCATAATAATTCACCGTATTGGGATTAATAGCTGGGGTGTTGGGAATCACACCCAAATTAATTCTTTGCTCCGGGGTGGTTTCCATGGCAGCGGTAATGACTTCCGTGTTGGGGGCAGGCAAAACGAAATCGGGACGAAATAACACCGATGGGTTGAGGGCTTGGACAATGCCGTTGCTACCAGGAATGGGAAATAGGTTGCCGAGGGTAATCAAAATGGTGATCGCCAACGTACCCCAACGCACCCACAACCAACGACCACACCAACGGGTCAGACCGAAGGCAAGAAAAATAGCCACAATGGGCAAATAGGGCAAAATGTAGCGGTCATCCTTATTTTGAATGGCGGAGCAGATTAGATAAGTGCCACCGTAGTAATATCCCAGCCACAGCAACCCCGGTTTCGCTTCCCGCCAACTAGGTATCTGCAATGAAGCAGGAAAACGGTTCAGCAAAGACAAAATCACCCCCACCAAGGGCGGTATTAACCAGACCCAGGACAGGGCATTGGGTAAATCCTGCCAGTAGTAAGTCCAGGCGGCTAGGGTATTGACGGGAGGGTCCCCCTCCAAAGTGGCGGGGATGGCATTGGAATTTTGGGCGGTGCTGAATAGATAAATCCAGTTGGTGCGATACCAGGGATACCAAAGGGGAATGCTTGCCAGTAAACCCACTAGCAATTGGGCTAACCGTTGCCATTGCTTTGTCCAAATGCTCCACAGCCCCAAGCCCACCAAGGGAAAAAACAGATAGAAAATAATACTTTGTTTGGAGAGCAATCCCAGTCCCAACCCAACTCCAGCGGCGATCGCCCAGAGCCATTGGGAACGACGACCTTCAGCTTCTTTCCAATAGGTCAGACAGGTAAAGCTCAACAGGGTAAAAGCCAGGAGTGGACTGTCCAACAACACAATCAAACGACTATGGATTAAACGGGGAATCAAAACCATGATGGCCACTGCCCACAGACCAATTTCCCGGCTGAAGAGCTTTTTTCCCAAGCCGTACACAGAGAGAATTAAAATGCCACTCCAGAGCCAATTACTCAGTAAAGCCAGATCACTACCTGGGCCGCCTAGCCCCTGGAAAGGAGCATTGACTATGTAGGTCAAAGGGGGATATTTGGGGGACAACATCCAAAAGCTCCGCCACCATTCCCCGCTCAAAAACTCCGGCGATCGTAGGGCTTGCAAATATTCCAGGCCGTAGGATAAGTGGTTACTCTGGTCCCAAGCTGGCACCGTTTGATCCATCCCTAGCCACAGGCGATCAAGGCCGTTGCTACCAAGCCACACCATGGCCAACAGCAGGGGCACTCCCCAGGATTTAGACAAAATTTGCTTAACCATAGCAGGGGTTAGACGTAAGATGGATACCAACAGCCCATCTTTTATGATTGGGCACCGAGAGTCTTCCTGGCCTGACCCAAACGGTTAGGGTTAGGGGGGCTTACCATTTAGCATTAATCATTTTGGTAATCCTATGAGTGCAAACCTTGCCCAACTCCACCAGGCCCTGGAAAATCGTACCGCCTTAAAGGTAATTAGCGGTTTAAATAACTTCGATAGCGCCAATGTTTTAGCCGTGGCCCGGGCTGCCCAGGCTGGGGGAGCTACTTTTGTGGACATTGCAGCCGATCGCCAATTGATCCAACAGGTGCGCCACGCCATTGATTTGCCCATCTGTGTGTCGGCGGTGGAAGCAGAATTATTAGCCGAAGCGGTGGCCGCCGGAGCTGACTTGGTGGAAATTGGTAACTTTGACAGTTTTTACGCCCAGGGTCGTCGTTTTGAAGGGCCGGAAGTGTTGGCCCTCACCAAAGCCACCCGTCAATTGTTGCCCCATACTTTGCTCTCCGTTACCGTGCCCCACATCCTTGCTCTGGACGAACAGGTACAGTTAGCCGAAGCTTTAGTGGCCGCTGGAGCCGACATCATCCAAACTGAAGGGGGGACCAGTGCCGAACCCCATCACCCTGGAGTTTTGGGTTTGATTGAGAAAGCCGCTCCCACTTTGGCCGCTGCCCACGCTATCAGTCGAGCCGTTAATGTCCCCGTACTATGTGCTTCTGGCCTATCCGATGTCACCGTTCCCATGGCGATCGCTGCTGGAGCCAGTGGAGTAGGGGTTGGTTCCGCCATTAACCAATTGAACGACCAAGTGGCCATGGTGGCCGCTGTCCGTCGCCTGGCCGATGCCTTGGTGGCCCAGCCTGTGCGGGTTGCCTAACTATCGGTTTAAGTTCGACTAAATAGGTTAGACGCCCCCGGTTCCCTCAAACTTGTGAGGAAAATAGATAAAAATCCTCCAATATTTGGGGGATTTGGGGGCAAACCCAAACTTTGCAAGGGGGAGTGTTAAAACCACTATGCCCCTCGACAAATGCAAAATGTATCAAAATTCCTGCTAACTAACTCCAGGAGCGACAACTGATTCAGTTTCAGTTTTGAACAGTGAAGCCATAATATTCTGCGCCATCTGGGCTGGGGTTAAACCAAGGTCAACGGTGGATTGTTCCGGAGTGGCATGGTCCACAAGTATGTCGGGCACCCCTAAACGTTTCAAGGGCACCAACACGTTGTTATCCATCAGGGCCTCCGCCACTGCTGAGCCAAAGCCCCCCATGAGGCAACCTTCTTCCATGGTCACCACTTTGCCGATGCGCTCGGCCAAGGGCAAAATTAATTCCGTATCTAGTGGTTTAACAAAGCGGGCATTAACCACCGTTGCTTCGATGCCGTGTTCGTGGAGTAATTCCGCTGTTTGCAGAGCGGGATAGACCATGGAGCCGTAGCCCAACAGAAGCACATCATCCCCCGACCGGAGAATTTCAGCTTTACCAATTTCCAGCGGTTCCCAACCTTCCTCCATCAGGGGCACCCCGATGCCATTACCCCGGGGATAACGCATGGCGATCGCCCCACCGGTGTAGTTAACCCCAGTAACCAGCATTTGTTGTAACTCTGCTTCATCCTTGGGAGCCATCAGCACCAGATTGGGAATGCAACGGAGATAGGCAATGTCATACATCCCTTGGTGGGTGGGCCCATCCGCCCCCACAATGCCCGCCCGGTCTAGGCAGAAAAATACGGGTAATTTTTGAATACAAACGTCATGGATAATCTGGTCGTAACCCCGTTGCAAAAAGGTGGAATAGATGGCCACCACTGGACGAATGCCCTCGCAGGCCATGCCCGCCGCCAAAGTAACTGCGTGTTGTTCCGCAATGCCCACGTCCACATACTGCTTGGGTAGCTTGGCCTGGAGTTTATCTAGCCCTGTCCCCGTCGCCATAGCAGCCGTGATACCGACAATGTTGGGATTTTCCTTGGCCAGGGTAGTCAACGTATGGGCAAAAACCTTGGAATAGCTGGGGGGTTTCGGCTTACTAGAAGGATAGGCCTTACCGGTGGAAAGGTTGAAAGGACTTTGGGCGTGGTAGCCTACTTGATCCTTTTCGGCTAAGTCATAACCCTTGCCCTTGGTGGTGGAAACATGGACAAACACCGGACCAGGCACTTTTTCCGCTTGTTTAAAGGTATCGATTAATTCCTGTAAACTATGACCGTCAATGGGACCAAAATATTTAAATCCTAGTTCTTCAATCACCGCTCCCACTTTGGGGACAACAAGACGTTTCATTCCCTCCTTGACCCTTTCCATCTCCGGGGTGAGGGAATCCCCCACAAAGGGCAAGTGTTTGATCTGTTCCTCCAGATTGTCCGTCAAAAACTGCATCGGACTGCTGAGGCGGACTTTATTTAAATAACGGGAAATGGCTCCCACGTTGGGGGAAATGGACATCTCATTGTCATTGAGAATCACCATTAGTCTGGTATGGGGCAAATGCCCGGCATGGTTGATTGCCTCCAAGGCCATGCCCCCGGTTAAAGCACCATCGCCAATGATGGAAACTACTTTAAAATCTTCCCCCTTGGCATCTCGAGCTAAAGCCATGCCCAAACCAGCGGAAATACTTGTGGAAGCGTGCCCAGCACCAAAATGGTCAAAACGACTTTCAGAGCGTTTGAGGTAACCAGCCACCCCATCTTTTTGCCGCAGGGTATGGAAATCATGGTAACGTCCCGTCAACATTTTGTGGGGATAGGCTTGGTGTCCCACATCCCAAATCACCCGGTCTTTGTCTAAATCAAGAGTGGAATATAGGGCCACCGTCAGTTCCACCACTCCCAACCCAGGCCCCAGATGACCGCCGCTGGTGGCCACAGTTTGGAGATGTTTTTCTCGGATTTGCCGGGAAACTTCCTCCAGCTCACGGATAGATAAACCCTTTAACTCATTGGGGTGGGTCAGTTCGCTGATGTGCATGGTGGATTGGGACTAACGATGGCTAAATTATGGAACTTTTTTCAGACTTCTCACACTTTAACCCATTGGGTGAAGGGAAGTTAGGTTGGAAAACCCCAGTCACAGTCTGGACAAAACATTCGGTGAACCAATGATGAATCCCCATTGAGAAGGCTGGGGAAAAGGGTAGCGAAGATGTCATAATTTTTAACAAAGATTACTAAAGATTTACCCCCAGTTCTCTGCTGTAGTAGCCATGAGTGAGCGTCCCCCTGAAAAGACCCTGGCGGAGTTGGCATCCCCAAACCATGAATGCCGGGCCTGCGGTTATGTTTACATTCCCAGCCAAGGGGATCAAAAGACTAGTGTTTCCCCCGGCACTCCCTTTGAGGCCCTACCCCTTAATTGGAAATGTCCGGTGTGTGGCGCCCCCCGCAACTACTTCATCAGCACCGGGGAGACCGATGCTCCCTCTGGTTTTGCCGAGAACCTTAACTACGGTTTTGGTTTTAACCGTATGAGTGGTGGTAAAAAGAATTTACTAATTTTCGGTAGTCTTTTCGTCATTTTCCTATTTTTCCTGAGCCTTTACGGCATGGGATAAGGCTTCAATTTTCCCTCTGAGCCCTTGCTGTACTCGTTGATTATTCCTGTTCACAATGCCTGTTAAATTCCCCAGTTTGAAGTTTGAGCAACTAAAGCAACTTGTCCTAGTGGCGGCGATCGCCGTTTTCTGTGTGAGCTGCAGCCATGTGCCGGATTTGGCCTTCAATCCATGGCAAGAAATTGCTTTAGAAACAGATTCTACCTTTGCGGATATTGCCTTCACGGAAGATCCGAACCATGGTTGGCTGGTGGGTACCAAGGAGACTATTTTTGAAACCACCGATGGCGGTGACACCTGGGAGCAGAAGCTGATTGACCTAGGGGAAGAAAAGGCTAGTTTTTCCGCCGTTAGTTTCTCTGGCAACGAGGGATGGATCACAGGTAAACCTTCCATTTTGCTCCACACCACCGATGGGGGCCAAACCTGGGCCCGCATTCCCTTGAGTGAGAAACTGCCCGGTGCTCCCTACAGTATTATTGCCCTGGGACCCCAGACGGCGGAGATGATTACGGATTTGGGCGCTATTTACAAAACCACCAATGGGGGCAAAAACTGGAAAGCTTTGGTGGAGGGGGCCGTAGGAGTAGCCCGCACCATTCAACGATCAACCGATGGCCGTTATGTGGCGGTGTCAGCCCGGGGTAATTTTTATTCCACCTGGGCACCGGGACAAACGGAATGGACTCCCCATAACCGCAATTCTTCCCGACGCTTACAGACCATGGGCTATGGCAAGGACGGTCAACTATGGCTGTTGGCCCGGGGGGGACAACTCCAGTTCAGCACCGATCCCGATGCAGAGGAATGGAGCGATGTGATTGCTCCCCAGGATAAAGGTAGTTGGGGTCTGCTCGATCTGTCTTTCCGTACCCCTGAAGAAGTATGGGTAGCGGGGGCCAGCGGTAACCTCTTGATGAGTCAAGACGGGGGGCAAACCTGGGCCAAGGACACTGGGGTAGAAGATATTCCAGCCAATCTTTATCGGGTGGTGTTCCTCAGTCCGGAAAAAGGATTTGTGTTGGGGCAGGATGGGATTTTGCTCAAATATAACCCCAGCACCGAGGTGGCAATGGTTCCCTAGGCGGCTCACAAAATAGTAGACTAGACTCTACTTGCTTTGCATTTGTCAGTCAATGTTGTTTTGAAAAATTGAAGGAGAACACAAAATGTCAGGGACTACCGGCGAGCGTCCATTTTCCGATATTGTCACCAGCATTCGCTACTGGGTGATCCACAGCATCACCATCCCGATGTTGTTTATTGCTGGTTGGTTGTTTGTCAGCACGGGCTTAGCCTACGATGCTTTTGGCACTCCCCGCCCCGATGAATATTTCACCCAGACCCGTCAAGAGTTGCCCATTCTCCAGGAACGCTACGACATTAATCAGGAAATTCAAGAGTTTAATCAATAAAACATTTAATTGTTCTTTTTTAGTTGGTAATTAACAATGGCAACCCAAAATCCTAATCAACCGGTTACTTATCCCATTTTTACGGTGCGCTGGCTGGCGGTTCACACCCTGGCGGTGCCCTCTGTCTTCTTTGTCGGGGCGATCGCCGCGATGCAATTTATTCAACGCTAGGAGTTTTTCATGGACAGAAATTCAAACCCAAACCGCCAACCGGTGGAATTGAACCGCACTTCTTTATACCTGGGTCTATTGTTGGTGGCTGTGTTGGGGATTTTGTTCTCCAGCTATTTCTTTAACTAAACTTTTTTAATACGCAATTTAGGAGGCATGGTATGTTCGCAGAAGGCAGAATCCCTTTGTGGGTGGTGGGTGTAGTGGCCGGTATTGGCGCCATTGGTGTTCTAGGGTTATTTTTCTACGGAGCCTATGCTGGTTTAGGTTCTTCCATGTAATCGAGGGCTAGCCGCCACACAATATCATGGTTTTAAGGTGGGCTTGGCCCACTTTTTTTATGGCAATTTTTCCTCCCAAAATAGATGACAATGGCAATGCAACCCCAAACTTTGGTGATTAAAATTGGTACTTCTAGCCTAGCTCGTCCGGAAACGGGTCAGTTGGCCCTCTCCACCATTGCCGCTTTGGTGGAAACTGTATGCAAGTTGATCGGCCAAGGCCATCGGGTGGTGCTAGTCTCCTCTGGAGCCATAGGAGTAGGTTGTAGTCGTTTGGGCCTGACAGAAAGGCCAAAAAAAATGGCCTTAAAGCAGGCGATCGCCGCTGTGGGCCAGGGCAGATTAATGCGGACCTATGACGACCTTTTTAGTAGCCTCCGGCAACCCATTGCCCAAATTTTGCTCACCAGACGGGAATTAATTGAGCGTACCGCCTATGTCAACGCCTACAACACGTTCCAAGCTCTGTTTGAGTTGGGGGTGATTGCCATTGTCAATGAAAACGACACGGTGGCGATCGATGAACTAAAATTTGGCGACAATGATACTTTGTCGGCTTTAGTGGCCAGCTTGGTGGAAGCGGATTGGCTATTTTTGCTCACTGACGTTGACCGCCTTTATTCCAGTGACCCCCGTTTAGATCCCGATGCCTATCCCATTCCCCTAGTCAAAGCCGCGGAATTAGCCCAATTACAAGTCCGCACCGATAGCACTGGTTCCGCCTGGGGCACCGGCGGCATGGCCACCAAAATCACCGCTGCCCGCATTGCTACGGGATCAGGAGTCCGCACCGTCATCACCCATGGCCAAAAACCTGAGCAAATTTTAGCCATCCTCCAGGGAGCTAATTTGGGCACTCAGTTTGAAGCCCAACCCCGCTCCGATAATGCTCGTAAACGTTGGATCGCCTATGGTTTAGTGCCCACCGGGAAAATTTTCATTGACGCTGGGGCGGTCCAGGCCCTCAAAGCTAGGGGCAAATCCCTATTGGCGATCGGGGTGGTTGCCCTAGAAGGGGAATTCAGTGCCACCGATGCCGTCATAATCTGTGATCCCCAGGGTCAAGAATTAGGGCGGGGATTAGTTAATTACAACTGTAACGAGCTAGAAAAAATTAAGGGACTCCATTCCGAGGCGATCGCCGCAGTGTTAGGCTACGTGGGGCCAGATACAGTGATCCATCGAGATAATTTAGTATTACAAGAAAATTAGAAGAGTCTGAAGACAGACAAATGATTTTACGAATTATTTTTGTCCCAACCCGGTATGTTGGCAGAATTAATCCCAGATATTGAAGAAAGTTGGGAGTTCGCCTATCGCTCTTCTATCATTGTAGGAAGGATAAAACAGAGAAGAGAGGGTGAAAGGCAGAGGTGATATATGGTTGCCCCCGTCAAGCAAAAGAAACAGTACAGTTTATCGACAAATATTGTGAAAGCTACAGAGACTTACTTTCCAGAAGTAAGAAGCTTTGAGTACTTTAAATATTTGCATCTAGGATTAATAGCGAATATCAGGAGAAAAACATTTCCAGAAATAGCCAGGGTAGTATAGCAAAATCGCATAGACAAAGTTATTCAAGATTACTGCATAGCCTAGTGCCTCATAGTTATACTAATTAGTTATATTTCTCGCAGGTCCAACTCTCTAGGACGCCCAAATCCTTTCGGTGCTGGTAACTTGGGCTCGATTATCTTCCAATCCTCATCACTCATGTCACTGGCGTATAGCTTGCGCTGAGGATTAACTACGTTCGGCAAATTGCTCATCGACAATACTCAATTTTTATCTTTTCACCATAAAAAACAGATTTTTCCTATCCTCTTTTCTTTATATTTTCTTTAGAAATCACTTCTAAGGAATCATTTATTGTTAAGCGGAACCAAAGATTACGCTGATGCAATGAATGAACAAATGAAAGCGATTATCTCTATGCGAAATAACAGGGTTATAATTCGTCAATCTAGGGAATTCGCTTTTAATCGTGCCCTTCGTCAACCAATAAGAACATGGGCAAGTAGTGGAATTTGTTTATACCCCTATGATCAAGTGCAGAAGTGTTGAACGATAGTTATAAAGAGAAAAAAGCTCTTTAAAATGATAGAATAAAGGGCAGAAATATTAGAATAATTGAAGCGATGATATCAAATTTTGGACATATTGTAAAAACTTATCTATCTAATTTTCCTAAACATGACTACCCAGTATTAGACACATTTAAGTTTGTGAGTATCTGGTTAGGATTAGTGTTAGACCAGAGCCAGACAAGCATGAGGAGTATGTTTAAAAGACTGAACTTACGAGGAGAGACAGTCGATATATCTACATTCTCAAAGGCAAGCAAAAAAAGGGATGTGGGAGTTTTTAGAGAAATAATATTTTCCTTAAAAAAGGAATTGTCGAAAAGGAAGGAAATTAAGCAGAGAGAATTAGAAATATTTCCTCTCGATTCAACCATTGTCAGCATAACTAGGAAGTTGATGTGGAACCTTGGATTTCATCAGGTAAAATTATTCAGTGAGATTAACTTATCAACAGGGATTCCGGGGGGAATAGTAATTCACTTTGGACAAGGTCATGATAATAAATATGGGAATGAAACAATAGAAGAGACTCCAGAAAATGGAGTAGCAGTAATGGATAGAGGATTTTGTGACTTACAGAGAATCAAGAGATTACAAAAGGAGAATAACAAATATCATGTATTAAGAATAAAGAATAATATAAAGCTAGAAAAATTAGCCAATGATAACTATATGGTTGGAACTGGAAAGAATAAAATAGAGAGTAGAGTGGTAATATTCACCCATGATAATTCAGAGTTTAGATTGGTTACAAATTTACCTATAGAAAGTAAAGAAATAGAAGGAGTTAGTGATGAAAAAATAGCAGAAATTTATAAAAAAAGATGGCAAATAGAATTGTTATGGAAATTCTTAAAAATGCACTTAAAGCTGAATAGACTGATTGCCAAAAATGAGAATGCAATTGGGATTCAAATCTATACCTGTATAATTGCTTATTTAATACTAAAATTACTGGTAATCCCAAAAGAAGCAGGTACAACAATGTTAGACAAACTACGTTATTTACAGGCTTTCATGTGTGAAAAAATAAGCTATGTACACTGGCTAAGGGAGTTAGCACTAAGGTGATGAATTTGCTTTGCTGTAGGATTATTCTGTCTATTTTTAGGTCGTACATAAGTGCGATTCAACGATTCTGAGCTTCACCAGATGCAGAAATCTATTAATCTTCTCCAGCAAACAGTCCAACAGGGTTTTGATGATGTTAATCATCGCCTTGATAAAATGTCACAACAATTAGGTTACATTTGCCTAGTTGTTCAGGATAGTCGAGCTAAACAGGAAAAATTAGCCCAAGCCATTGCCCATTTTTATCAGAGCAGTTTAGTCAGAGAGATAGCAGATTTACAATCTGAACTTCAAACAATCAACCGTTTTCCTGAACAATCTCCCATTGGAGCCATTAAAGCCGCAAATCGTAGCCGTTTATTTTTAAGCCATGAAGCACTCAAAATCACCCCAGAGCTAGAAGCAGAATTAATGCTAAATAGTGACATTGCTATTCAAGGTTGGGCCGTTGCTACCATTACCGAAGCTAATTTATTGATGGAAATAGGTCATCACCAGGATGCCAAAGATGTTTTACGGGAAGAAGTTGTTAAATTTAAACAATTATCTGAAAATTGGTCAAAGGCATTATTGGACGATGCTAATGATAGCCTTAATACTTCCTACCGCTTTCTTGGCAAGCCATTTAACGAGTTTATTCTACCTGAAAGAATAGAGCGAATTTGTCAAATTCATCCCAAGGATTTTAACTTAACTCCAGATCAAGTACGACGCATTAAAAGTGAAATTGCTGTTGAATTTGATATGTCCTATGCACCCGAACGCTATAACCAAGCTTGGATTAATAAACAATTGGCGATCGCCGAATATTTAGACACTCTTAGTGAATTATTAGCTAGGCTAGATACCCTGCAAAACTTTGCCCAATTATGCCAAGATCGAGGTGTTAAAAGTAGCAGGGAATTGCTTCCGGGTAATGATGCAGAGCCAGGACTGTATTTGTTACCAGGATAGTGAAGGAATATTATGCCTATTACAGAATTAGCCCCCGTCTCGAAATTTATTTTGCTTGAACCCGTAAGTTGGCTAACTTTTAACCAATTGCTTCAGGATTTGGGTGAAAAGCGAGGAATTCGCCTTGCTTATTGTCAAGGAACTTTAGAAATTATGACTCCCCTCGGAGAACATGAACATAATAATCGCTTTCTAGAGCGGTTAATTTACACCACCGTTGACATCTTGAACTTGGAAATTAAAAGTCTAGGTTCCCTAACCCTAAGAGTTAATCGGCTGGAGAAAGGCATAGAACCAGATTCTTGCTTTTACCTGCAAAATGAGTCTATTGTTCGCCACAAACAGGATATTGATCTTAATGTTGATCCTCCCCCCGATTTAGTCATTGAAATTGATATTACCAGTAGCTCCCTAGACAAATTAGCAATTTATGGTGCTTTAGGAGTGCCCGAAATTTGGCGATATGACGGTCGAACTTTACAGGCTTATTTGTGGAATGGGGCTCAGCAAATCTATGAAACTTCTGAGCAGAGCTTGGCTTTGCATCCCTTGAAAGTTAAGGATTTGACTGTCTTTCTGCGCCAAAGTCTCCAAGACGGAGAAACAGCAACGATTAGGCAATTTCGTCAATGGCTGATCGAACAACTAGGCGAAGGTGAATAAATTAGTACA
The genomic region above belongs to Synechocystis sp. PCC 6803 substr. PCC-P and contains:
- a CDS encoding rubredoxin, translated to MSERPPEKTLAELASPNHECRACGYVYIPSQGDQKTSVSPGTPFEALPLNWKCPVCGAPRNYFISTGETDAPSGFAENLNYGFGFNRMSGGKKNLLIFGSLFVIFLFFLSLYGMG
- a CDS encoding DUF561 domain-containing protein, yielding MSANLAQLHQALENRTALKVISGLNNFDSANVLAVARAAQAGGATFVDIAADRQLIQQVRHAIDLPICVSAVEAELLAEAVAAGADLVEIGNFDSFYAQGRRFEGPEVLALTKATRQLLPHTLLSVTVPHILALDEQVQLAEALVAAGADIIQTEGGTSAEPHHPGVLGLIEKAAPTLAAAHAISRAVNVPVLCASGLSDVTVPMAIAAGASGVGVGSAINQLNDQVAMVAAVRRLADALVAQPVRVA
- a CDS encoding pentapeptide repeat-containing protein; translation: MKTMDAQEILRCYAQGQRDFSHINLVRVCLSNASLIGAQLIFVDLGGANLTRAQLDSATLKNANLALANMTEVCLIYADLSNADLSGANLVGADLTNADLSGAKLGGADLRKANLSEASLRGADLRGVNLIEANLTNTDFSEADLTGAYISDGAVINVVNLS
- a CDS encoding phospholipid carrier-dependent glycosyltransferase, with the protein product MVKQILSKSWGVPLLLAMVWLGSNGLDRLWLGMDQTVPAWDQSNHLSYGLEYLQALRSPEFLSGEWWRSFWMLSPKYPPLTYIVNAPFQGLGGPGSDLALLSNWLWSGILILSVYGLGKKLFSREIGLWAVAIMVLIPRLIHSRLIVLLDSPLLAFTLLSFTCLTYWKEAEGRRSQWLWAIAAGVGLGLGLLSKQSIIFYLFFPLVGLGLWSIWTKQWQRLAQLLVGLLASIPLWYPWYRTNWIYLFSTAQNSNAIPATLEGDPPVNTLAAWTYYWQDLPNALSWVWLIPPLVGVILSLLNRFPASLQIPSWREAKPGLLWLGYYYGGTYLICSAIQNKDDRYILPYLPIVAIFLAFGLTRWCGRWLWVRWGTLAITILITLGNLFPIPGSNGIVQALNPSVLFRPDFVLPAPNTEVITAAMETTPEQRINLGVIPNTPAINPNTVNYYGAAADFRAYGRELSRNGEIIQQDQQNFDWFLTKTGDNYLADPVQVELGETIAQNGNFTAVQTWPLPDGSELNLWHRRQPRVEVKPSQINTELPQLTKVDLPTSAPPGQPVPITYHWQGNGDRLSEGIVLLTWENVADPKQVWLHDHAIGLGELLPTDNGQAVEVIERTAMAPQADLPPGDYRLKGQWLDPSTMTAQPLPLPDITLTLAADAPALPAPPLDFVSQLYHLAQNLQQGIAGLDPVFAQVDRINLYDPRHDYLRQGDASWTYRLSQNPVDALRLTYAQVLARVLQENPPQAIAALQSLVKLDPENPYAHAYLAFVHLYDWQGYQGEQALKPALALAPDNPEINGLQAIALFMQGKIWPAWQTVEQSGLLN
- a CDS encoding photosynthesis system II assembly factor Ycf48, encoding MPVKFPSLKFEQLKQLVLVAAIAVFCVSCSHVPDLAFNPWQEIALETDSTFADIAFTEDPNHGWLVGTKETIFETTDGGDTWEQKLIDLGEEKASFSAVSFSGNEGWITGKPSILLHTTDGGQTWARIPLSEKLPGAPYSIIALGPQTAEMITDLGAIYKTTNGGKNWKALVEGAVGVARTIQRSTDGRYVAVSARGNFYSTWAPGQTEWTPHNRNSSRRLQTMGYGKDGQLWLLARGGQLQFSTDPDAEEWSDVIAPQDKGSWGLLDLSFRTPEEVWVAGASGNLLMSQDGGQTWAKDTGVEDIPANLYRVVFLSPEKGFVLGQDGILLKYNPSTEVAMVP
- the dxs gene encoding 1-deoxy-D-xylulose-5-phosphate synthase, translated to MHISELTHPNELKGLSIRELEEVSRQIREKHLQTVATSGGHLGPGLGVVELTVALYSTLDLDKDRVIWDVGHQAYPHKMLTGRYHDFHTLRQKDGVAGYLKRSESRFDHFGAGHASTSISAGLGMALARDAKGEDFKVVSIIGDGALTGGMALEAINHAGHLPHTRLMVILNDNEMSISPNVGAISRYLNKVRLSSPMQFLTDNLEEQIKHLPFVGDSLTPEMERVKEGMKRLVVPKVGAVIEELGFKYFGPIDGHSLQELIDTFKQAEKVPGPVFVHVSTTKGKGYDLAEKDQVGYHAQSPFNLSTGKAYPSSKPKPPSYSKVFAHTLTTLAKENPNIVGITAAMATGTGLDKLQAKLPKQYVDVGIAEQHAVTLAAGMACEGIRPVVAIYSTFLQRGYDQIIHDVCIQKLPVFFCLDRAGIVGADGPTHQGMYDIAYLRCIPNLVLMAPKDEAELQQMLVTGVNYTGGAIAMRYPRGNGIGVPLMEEGWEPLEIGKAEILRSGDDVLLLGYGSMVYPALQTAELLHEHGIEATVVNARFVKPLDTELILPLAERIGKVVTMEEGCLMGGFGSAVAEALMDNNVLVPLKRLGVPDILVDHATPEQSTVDLGLTPAQMAQNIMASLFKTETESVVAPGVS